A window of Candidatus Nanopelagicales bacterium contains these coding sequences:
- a CDS encoding succinate dehydrogenase hydrophobic membrane anchor subunit: MSVQAASGLSKSNREMTSWVFMRISGIVLVFLVLGHLLIMNVLDGGVQRINFAFVAGRWSNPFWQMWDVTMLWLAMLHGSNGMRVIINDYATSGRVRFWLRTVLYVAAIATVALGTLVIFTFDPNLA, from the coding sequence ATGAGCGTCCAAGCTGCTTCAGGGCTTTCAAAGAGCAACCGCGAGATGACCTCCTGGGTCTTCATGAGGATCTCGGGGATCGTCCTGGTGTTCCTCGTGCTGGGACACCTGCTGATCATGAACGTCCTCGACGGAGGGGTTCAAAGAATCAACTTCGCTTTCGTGGCGGGGCGCTGGTCCAACCCGTTCTGGCAAATGTGGGATGTGACGATGCTCTGGCTCGCCATGCTCCACGGCAGCAACGGAATGCGAGTCATCATCAATGACTACGCCACCAGCGGCAGGGTCCGCTTCTGGCTACGAACCGTGCTGTACGTCGCCGCGATCGCGACAGTCGCGCTCGGGACGCTTGTGATCTTCACTTTCGACCCGAACCTGGCCTGA
- a CDS encoding methylmalonyl-CoA mutase family protein — protein sequence MTSDRIPLLAGFPRFGRADWRELAAATLSGDGGPVDADEVERLMMTPTDDGYVVQALYTAADLAPLTLRPAPPPQRLSSGRSRWTIRQRHWGSSEVAEAVADDLSNGVQQIWLTLSGAGPTPRRLRKILREIDLSRTAVTLEGFDRGEQAARQLLGAVPAGGDFADGTSLGLDPYGLLAGTGRTGDLDRVADLAREAEARGILAFSIDGTVYHDAGASFGDELGLTCAAGLEAMRLMLASGLKVDDAAKLLEFRVAATDDQFATIAKLRAARLIWNRVLQVLGAGGSSRLRLHAVTSWAMLTKRDPWVNVVRNCVAAFAAGVGNADAVTVLPHTTAVGRPDEFARRVARNTQHLLLCESRVGFVSDPAAGSWYVESRTRQMAEAAWAILQDVEGVGGLRAAIESGLVASRISRTRGLRADRVAQRRSPITGVSEFPGDDLVPKSPGPALRRPSGGLPQTRYSQEWEELRDRSDAAAARGSRPKVHLVTLGSRASHKARQSFAANLFVAGGIECVVVPFAPGRRLGFPRRSPVVACLCGSDTVYQEQVTAAALACREAGARLVWLTGQPGDRVEVDGAAGIDAYVFAHCDGVATLRRAMSALGVR from the coding sequence ATGACATCGGACCGAATCCCGCTGCTGGCGGGGTTCCCGAGGTTCGGCAGAGCTGACTGGCGGGAGTTGGCTGCGGCCACGCTGAGCGGGGACGGTGGCCCGGTCGACGCCGACGAAGTCGAGCGCCTAATGATGACGCCCACTGATGACGGCTACGTCGTCCAAGCTCTCTACACCGCCGCTGACCTCGCGCCCTTGACCCTCCGACCCGCTCCACCCCCGCAGCGGCTGTCGTCCGGCCGATCGCGCTGGACTATCAGGCAGCGTCACTGGGGCAGCTCGGAAGTGGCGGAAGCGGTCGCTGACGACTTGTCCAACGGTGTGCAGCAGATCTGGCTGACCTTGTCAGGCGCCGGGCCGACTCCGCGAAGACTCCGCAAGATCCTGCGTGAGATTGACTTGAGCCGGACGGCCGTGACTCTGGAGGGGTTCGACCGTGGGGAGCAGGCGGCCCGCCAGTTGCTAGGCGCGGTTCCGGCAGGCGGTGACTTCGCTGACGGCACGTCACTGGGGCTCGATCCCTATGGTCTGCTGGCGGGGACCGGACGGACGGGCGACCTCGATAGGGTGGCGGATCTCGCGCGAGAGGCGGAAGCTCGCGGGATCCTGGCGTTCTCGATCGACGGCACCGTCTACCACGACGCGGGTGCGTCGTTTGGGGACGAGTTGGGCCTAACGTGTGCGGCGGGTCTGGAGGCTATGCGACTCATGCTGGCCTCCGGGCTCAAGGTTGACGATGCGGCCAAGCTCCTGGAATTTCGAGTAGCCGCCACCGACGACCAGTTCGCCACGATCGCCAAGCTGCGCGCCGCGCGCTTGATTTGGAATCGGGTCCTGCAGGTCCTTGGGGCGGGGGGCAGCTCAAGACTGCGTCTCCACGCTGTGACGTCGTGGGCGATGCTGACGAAGCGGGATCCATGGGTGAACGTGGTTCGGAATTGCGTAGCCGCCTTCGCCGCGGGCGTCGGAAACGCCGACGCGGTGACGGTGCTGCCCCACACCACAGCGGTGGGCAGGCCTGACGAGTTCGCACGGCGCGTTGCCAGGAACACTCAACATCTTCTGCTCTGCGAATCCCGAGTCGGGTTCGTCTCGGATCCCGCCGCTGGCTCCTGGTACGTGGAGAGCCGCACGAGGCAGATGGCTGAAGCCGCCTGGGCGATCTTGCAGGACGTCGAAGGAGTCGGCGGGCTGCGCGCCGCCATCGAGTCTGGTCTTGTCGCTTCGCGGATCTCCAGGACTAGAGGGTTGCGCGCCGATCGGGTCGCGCAGCGTCGGTCACCTATCACCGGCGTGAGCGAGTTTCCTGGCGATGATCTTGTGCCGAAGTCACCAGGCCCAGCTTTGAGGCGCCCATCGGGTGGGCTGCCGCAGACTCGGTATTCGCAGGAGTGGGAAGAGTTGAGGGACCGCAGCGACGCGGCTGCCGCGCGAGGCTCTCGGCCGAAGGTCCACCTAGTCACGCTCGGGTCGCGAGCCTCTCACAAGGCCCGGCAGTCGTTCGCCGCGAACCTATTCGTCGCGGGCGGGATCGAGTGCGTAGTAGTCCCCTTCGCACCCGGCAGACGGCTGGGATTCCCCCGGCGTTCTCCTGTCGTCGCGTGCTTGTGCGGGTCCGACACCGTCTATCAGGAACAGGTCACGGCGGCGGCGCTGGCTTGCCGGGAGGCTGGGGCAAGGCTGGTTTGGTTGACCGGTCAACCCGGAGACCGGGTGGAAGTGGACGGCGCTGCGGGTATCGACGCCTACGTGTTCGCGCACTGTGACGGCGTCGCGACTCTGCGACGTGCGATGTCAGCGCTGGGGGTGCGGTGA
- the sdhC gene encoding succinate dehydrogenase, cytochrome b556 subunit, giving the protein MAFANSGTLYRGGPGMWSWVAHRITGVAVFLFLLVHVLDAALLRVSANSYDDVIATYKTPIVNLLEVGLVAAVLFHALNGLRIITIDFWSKGPRYQRPMLWSIVTIWVLVMAPAAYFMLRHTVETLFGSVS; this is encoded by the coding sequence GTGGCATTCGCCAATTCCGGCACGTTATATAGGGGCGGACCTGGCATGTGGTCGTGGGTCGCCCACCGCATCACGGGCGTCGCAGTCTTCCTGTTCCTTCTGGTTCACGTGCTTGACGCGGCGCTGCTGCGTGTGTCTGCGAACTCCTACGACGATGTAATCGCCACATACAAGACGCCCATCGTCAACCTCCTGGAAGTCGGGCTAGTGGCGGCCGTGCTGTTCCACGCGCTCAACGGCCTGAGGATCATCACGATTGACTTCTGGTCAAAGGGCCCCCGATATCAACGTCCAATGCTGTGGTCGATCGTGACGATCTGGGTTTTGGTCATGGCGCCCGCCGCGTACTTCATGCTCCGGCACACCGTTGAGACTTTGTTCGGGAGTGTTTCATGA